A region from the Triticum aestivum cultivar Chinese Spring chromosome 3D, IWGSC CS RefSeq v2.1, whole genome shotgun sequence genome encodes:
- the LOC123076223 gene encoding uncharacterized protein: QFIDLHPAPLLGLFFDTPFPHVPHNGFHCIPAFAPARRNDPELVAAILSGEFFLTTLQARDGPEANWIVYDARGGYLLLKKLGELLLALLNPLARWCERFFDLSDAHIFDDDDDREGDGQFLHAGLICDDENPESFRIFCLVAHGKFRLRAAVFSSFLGIGGDWFLSPWLDVPHPDPEGGQGDLLPESGMRVGNFVYWPYRNRAYVVVLDPDPNNPRLFVEMIPPLLNLDGFPSSILGQINGDNMCIAYSNGFNIGFMLRQEDGLDAGAWANIRVFDLTDKVQRKLGHLTNGLEIAAMRGSIVYFTTSQMFHPLEYTCWFACLCLESRRLEWLFPRTYNGLFQPYHHSSWSTFLLPENERFYPFI; encoded by the coding sequence CAATTCATCGACCTCCACCCGGCGCCCCTCCTCGGCCTCTTCTTCGACACGCCGTTTCCACATGTCCCTCACAATGGCTTCCACTGCATCCCCGCCTTCGCCCCCGCCCGCCGGAATGATCCGGAGCTCGTGGCCGCCATCTTGAGCGGTGAATTTTTCCTCACCACCCTCCAGGCGCGCGATGGCCCGGAAGCTAACTGGATCGTCTACGACGCCCGTGGCGGCTACCTTCTCCTCAAGAAACTGGGCGAGCTATTGCTCGCGCTGCTAAACCCCTTGGCACGGTGGTGCGAACGGTTCTTTGATCTGAGTGACGCCCACAtcttcgacgacgacgacgaccgcgAAGGCGATGGTCAATTCCTTCACGCCGGCCTGATCTGCGATGACGAAAACCCCGAAAGCTTTCGCATCTTCTGTCTTGTTGCCCATGGAAAGTTCAGGTTGCGGGCTGCGGTCTTCTCCTCATTCTTGGGAATAGGCGGCGATTGGTTCCTCTCCCCATGGTTGGATGTCCCGCACCCCGACCCGGAAGGCGGCCAAGGTGATCTTTTGCCTGAGAGCGGCATGCGAGTGGGTAATTTCGTCTACTGGCCATATCGGAATCGTGCGTATGTGGTTGTCTTGGACCCCGACCCAAACAACCCGCGATTGTTTGTTGAGATGATCCCACCTCTCCTGAATCTGGATGGTTTTCCCAGCTCGATCCTTGGCCAAATTAACGGCGATAACATGTGCATTGCTTATTCAAATGGATTCAACATTGGTTTCATGCTGCGTCAAGAAGATGGCCTTGATGCTGGGGCATGGGCTAACATCAGGGTATTCGACCTGACTGATAAAGTTCAACGGAAGCTTGGGCACTTAACCAATGGGCTGGAAATTGCGGCAATGCGGGGTAGCATAGTGTACTTCACAACATCACAGATGTTCCATCCGCTCGAGTACACTTGTTGGTTCGCTTGTCTGTGCTTGGAGAGTCGCAGGCTGGAGTGGTTGTTTCCGAGGACGTATAATGGTCTCTTCCAACCATACCACCATTCATCGTGGAGTACTTTTCTGTTACCAGAGAATGAAAGATTTTATCCCTTCATATGA